The Mucilaginibacter sp. PAMB04168 genome contains the following window.
CAACCGTAACCAATCAATTCCTGGCCGATTTAAACAGTATTAAAGTTAATTAATAGCCATGCCACTCAAGATATTATTTATCACTCACAAGTTTTATCCGGATATCGGTGGTATTGAGGTAAACTCCGAAATACTTGCTTTGCAGTTCCATGCTGCCGGGCACGAGGTTGAGATGCTTACCTGGACAGCCGCTAGCGGCGACAAGGAGTTTCCATTCAGAGTTATAAGGCAACCCAACAGGGCAATGCTTTTTAAAGCGCACCGTTGGGCCGATGTAGTTTTTGAAAATAATCCATCGCTGCGTTTGTCATGGCCAGCCCTGTTCTTTCGTAAACCCATTGTAGTTGCGCTTCGAACCTGGATAAACCGTATGGATGGCAGCATTGCCTGGCAAGACAAGTTAAAAGTTCAATGGCTCAAGCGGGCGTCGGGTGTAATTGCCGTAAGCGATGCTATCCGTAAACGCTGCTGGCCAGCAGCCATCGTTATAGGTAATCCGTATCGCAACACGCTGTTTAAGGTTATTGCAGGTACAGAACGGAGTAAAGATTTTGTATTTATGGGCCGGCTCGTGTCTGATAAGGGTGCCGATATCGCCATCAACGCTATCAATATATTGGCAGACAAAGGAATCAGAAAGTCGTTAACGATAATAGGCAACGGTCCTGAGCAAACCAAGTTGGAACAAATGGTAACTGCATTGAGCCTGACAGAACAAGTAACCTTCACAGGCGCTTTAAGTGGCGAAAAGCTGGTTCAACACCTTAATCAGCATCAGTATCTATTAGTGCCATCCATTTGGGAAGAACCATTTGGTAATGTAGCACTCGAGGGAATGGCTTGCGGTTGTTTACCCATAGTGTCTGACGGAGGTGGCTTACCTGATGCAGTAGGTAAAGCAGGTTTGGTAGTAAAACGTGGCAGTGTTAATGCCCTGGCCGATTCATTAGCACATTTGTTAGGAAGTTCTTCGCTTGAACTGGAGTTGAGAAATGCGGCGCCGGAGCATCTTAAAAGCCATGAGCCACAAAAGGTGGCTGAAGAATATCTGAAAGTTATAGAAAAAGCCGTAACTACCTTAAAGTAGTATGAAGATAATTTTATCCCATCCCACCGGAAATGCCAACGTGAGAGCTGTTGCGCAAGGCTTGAATGAAGCTGAGACGCTGTCGGGCTTTTATACGGCTATAGCTTCTTTTCCTGGAGACTGGCTCGACCGCGTAAGTGGTATAGGTGCTTTGGCTGAAATTAAACGCAGGCAGTTTCATCCGGCTTTGCAGGCGCGTACCAAGTTTTATCCTTGGTTTGAGACCGGCAGGTTACTGGCTTCTAAATTACACTTAAGTAAATTGACCAGGCACGAGCAAGGTATGTTTTCTGTTGATGCTGTTTACCGGCAGCATGATAAATGGGTAGCCAGAAATTTAAAATCACAGGCTGGTAGCACAGCCTACACTGCGGTATATGCCTATGAGGATGGGGCTCGGTATTCATTTAATGAAGCAAAGCGGCTTAATATTCCCTGTTATTATGATTTGCCTATAGGCTACTGGCGTACAGCAAGGCGTTTGCTAAAACAAGAGATTGAAAAATGGCCCGAATGGGCTTCGACCTTAACCGGCTTCAAAGATTCGGATACTAAACTCGGTTATAAAGACGAAGAGCTACAATTGGCCGATCATATATTTGTGGCAAGTAGCTTTACTGCAAAAACACTGGCCGATTTTAATGGGAGGCTGGCACCCGTTACGGTAATTCCTTATGGCTTTCCGGCAGTTGAGCCGCGGAGTGATTATAACAGTAATGGAAAATTACGGGTGCTGTTTGTTGGAGGACTATCGCAACGTAAAGGTATCGCCAATCTTTTTGCCGCGGCAGGTGAGTTAGCCGATTTTGTGGACCTAACCGTGGTGGGGCGTAAAGCAAGTAATGATTGTGCAGCGTTAGACAATGCATTAAACAAACATAAATGGATACCCAGCCTGCCCCATGCAGATATTTTAAAATTGATGCGTACACAGGATGTACTGGTGTTTCCATCACTGTTTGAAGGCTTTGGGTTAGTTATTACGGAGGCCATGTCTCAGGGATTAACGGTAATCACCACAGACAGAACCGCAGGGCCGGATCTCATAACTAATGGCGAGAATGGACTGCTTATTGAAGCCGGCTCGACACAGGCTATAACCCTGGCCCTGGAAAACTTGATTAATGACAGACGTAGGATTCGTTTAATGGGCCGTGCAGCTCAGGAAACTGCAAGCAAGCGCACCTGGCATGTATACGGGCAGGAACTGGCCCGCGCCATTGCGACGTTAAACCGTAAATGAACGTAGTGTTAATTATCGTTACATTTACTTAAATGATATGGAATGGCTGAAGAAATAAAGTATATAGGTAAACCAGCTGTAGCGCGGCAAGTAAGGCAAAATGCAGCTAAAAAGAACGATCCTTACAGATCGTTAAAGATTGCGCTATGGAGTTATTTCCTGTTACTTATTTTTGAAGGTGCATTGCGTAAATGGGTTTTACCCTTTTTAGCAACACCGCTTTTGCTGGTACGAGATCCTATTGTAATTTGGGCTATGTACAAAGCAAATAAATTAGGCATCTTACCTAAATCTAACTACATCAGCACGTCTGTTGTAATTGGCGTGATCAGTATTTTTACGGCGGTGCTGTTTGGGCACGGAAACATACTTGTCGCCTTATTTGGAGCCAGGACTTTTTTGTTCTATCTGCCTTTTATTTTCCTGATAGGAAGGGTTTTTAACAAGAACGACGTTATAGAAATCGGCAGAGCAACCTTATGGATAGCTCTGCCCATGACTGTGCTTGTAACTGCCCAGTTCTACAGTCCGCAGTCGGCCTGGGTTAACCGCGCAGTTGGCGGTGATGAAGGCGGAGGCTTCTCCGGTGCGATGGGGTATTTCCGCCCGCCGGGCACTTTCTCGTTCACTAATGGCGTGTCGTTATTTTATACTTTTTTAAGTTGCTATGTATTTTATTTCTGGCTCAATCAAAAACTTATAAACCGCATTGTATTGTTGGCAGCCACGTTTTGCCTCGTTGCATCCATCCCGCTTTCTATAAGCCGGGCGTTGCTTTTTTCCATTTGTGTGGTAGCATTGTTTGTTGTACTGGCCTCGGCCCGTAAGCCAAAGTATATCGGGAAAGTGATAGCGGCCAGTGTAGGTTTATTTCTGCTTTTGATGATATTGAGCAAGCTGAGCTTTTTCCAAACGGCTACTGAGGCATTTACCCATCGTTTTGAATCGGCCGGTAATAGCGAAGGCGGATTGGAGGGTACGCTGGTTGACCGTTATTTAGGAGATATCATTACGCCCCTTTCTTCGGCGTTAGACGCCCCGATTTTC
Protein-coding sequences here:
- a CDS encoding glycosyltransferase family 4 protein codes for the protein MPLKILFITHKFYPDIGGIEVNSEILALQFHAAGHEVEMLTWTAASGDKEFPFRVIRQPNRAMLFKAHRWADVVFENNPSLRLSWPALFFRKPIVVALRTWINRMDGSIAWQDKLKVQWLKRASGVIAVSDAIRKRCWPAAIVIGNPYRNTLFKVIAGTERSKDFVFMGRLVSDKGADIAINAINILADKGIRKSLTIIGNGPEQTKLEQMVTALSLTEQVTFTGALSGEKLVQHLNQHQYLLVPSIWEEPFGNVALEGMACGCLPIVSDGGGLPDAVGKAGLVVKRGSVNALADSLAHLLGSSSLELELRNAAPEHLKSHEPQKVAEEYLKVIEKAVTTLK
- a CDS encoding glycosyltransferase family 4 protein codes for the protein MKIILSHPTGNANVRAVAQGLNEAETLSGFYTAIASFPGDWLDRVSGIGALAEIKRRQFHPALQARTKFYPWFETGRLLASKLHLSKLTRHEQGMFSVDAVYRQHDKWVARNLKSQAGSTAYTAVYAYEDGARYSFNEAKRLNIPCYYDLPIGYWRTARRLLKQEIEKWPEWASTLTGFKDSDTKLGYKDEELQLADHIFVASSFTAKTLADFNGRLAPVTVIPYGFPAVEPRSDYNSNGKLRVLFVGGLSQRKGIANLFAAAGELADFVDLTVVGRKASNDCAALDNALNKHKWIPSLPHADILKLMRTQDVLVFPSLFEGFGLVITEAMSQGLTVITTDRTAGPDLITNGENGLLIEAGSTQAITLALENLINDRRRIRLMGRAAQETASKRTWHVYGQELARAIATLNRK